A window of the Vibrio ostreae genome harbors these coding sequences:
- the xerD gene encoding site-specific tyrosine recombinase XerD, translating into MSEPFSPDQGLVEQFLDAMWMERGLSENTLASYRNDLTKLLQWMEAHNYRLDFISISGLQEYQGWLADKDYKQTSRARMLSAIRRLFQYLHREKIRSDDPSALLVSPKLPKRLPKDLSEEQVEALLSAPNPEDPIELRDKAMLELLYATGLRVTELVSLTMENISLRQGVVRVIGKGGKERLVPMGENAIEWIETFISQGRSYLLGEQTSDVVFPSKRAQQMTRQTFWHRIKHYAIIAGIDVELLSPHVLRHAFATHLLNYGADLRVVQMLLGHSDLSTTQIYTHVATERLKQLHSEHHPRA; encoded by the coding sequence ATGTCAGAGCCTTTTTCTCCCGATCAGGGGCTGGTGGAACAATTCCTTGATGCAATGTGGATGGAGCGCGGTTTATCTGAGAATACTCTCGCCTCATACCGCAATGATTTAACCAAACTGCTGCAGTGGATGGAAGCGCACAATTATCGCCTCGATTTCATCAGTATATCCGGGCTGCAGGAGTATCAGGGCTGGCTGGCGGATAAAGATTATAAACAGACCTCGCGCGCGCGCATGCTGTCGGCGATCCGGCGCCTGTTCCAGTATCTGCATCGTGAAAAAATCCGCAGCGATGATCCCAGCGCTTTGCTGGTCAGTCCTAAGTTGCCCAAACGGCTGCCCAAAGATCTGAGCGAAGAGCAGGTGGAGGCGCTGCTCAGTGCGCCTAATCCGGAGGATCCGATTGAGCTGCGTGACAAAGCAATGCTCGAGCTGCTGTATGCCACCGGGCTGCGTGTGACTGAACTGGTGTCGCTGACGATGGAAAACATCAGCTTACGTCAGGGCGTCGTGCGGGTTATTGGTAAAGGCGGCAAAGAGCGTCTGGTGCCGATGGGTGAGAATGCCATTGAGTGGATCGAAACTTTTATCTCACAGGGGCGGTCTTATCTGTTGGGCGAGCAGACTTCAGATGTGGTGTTTCCCAGTAAGCGTGCGCAGCAGATGACGCGGCAGACGTTCTGGCACCGGATTAAACATTACGCCATCATTGCCGGTATCGACGTAGAACTGTTATCTCCGCACGTATTGCGTCACGCTTTTGCGACCCATTTGCTCAACTACGGTGCCGACTTGCGTGTGGTACAGATGTTACTCGGTCATAGTGACTTATCGACCACGCAAATTTATACTCATGTGGCGACCGAACGATTGAAACAACTACATAGCGAGCACCACCCAAGGGCTTGA
- the pdhR gene encoding pyruvate dehydrogenase complex transcriptional repressor PdhR has product MAYQRIRQPKLSDVIEQELERLIVEGTLAPGQQLPPERELAKQFDVSRPSVREAIQRLEAKRLLTRRQGGGTFVSENIWKSFSDPLLNLLSVHSETQLDLLEARHALEGISAYFAALRGTEEDFARIQACVARIGELQDAKDVEQESATVMEFLIAITEAAHNVVLLHIVRSLAPLLEQNILQNFKLLRRRPEAVEKVSKHRANIVDAIVCGQPEKAREMSHSHLAYIEETLLDLTREESRRERSLRRIQQGNDSQ; this is encoded by the coding sequence ATGGCTTATCAAAGGATTCGTCAGCCGAAGCTATCTGATGTGATAGAGCAAGAGTTAGAACGGCTGATCGTGGAAGGAACATTGGCCCCCGGGCAACAACTGCCTCCGGAGCGTGAACTGGCTAAACAGTTTGATGTTTCCCGCCCCTCAGTCAGAGAAGCCATTCAGCGCCTGGAAGCAAAACGTCTGCTTACCCGTCGTCAGGGTGGCGGCACTTTTGTCAGCGAAAACATCTGGAAGAGCTTTTCTGATCCTCTGCTAAATTTATTGTCTGTCCATTCGGAAACCCAACTGGACCTGCTGGAAGCGCGTCACGCGCTGGAAGGCATTTCTGCCTATTTTGCGGCATTGCGTGGTACGGAAGAAGATTTTGCCCGGATTCAGGCCTGTGTGGCACGAATCGGTGAACTTCAGGATGCCAAGGACGTTGAACAGGAATCGGCCACGGTGATGGAGTTTCTGATAGCAATTACAGAAGCTGCCCATAACGTGGTGTTGCTCCATATCGTTCGCAGCCTGGCTCCCCTGCTCGAGCAAAATATTCTGCAGAATTTTAAATTATTACGCCGCCGCCCCGAGGCGGTGGAAAAAGTAAGTAAACACCGAGCTAATATCGTGGATGCGATCGTGTGCGGTCAGCCGGAAAAGGCGCGTGAAATGTCTCATTCCCATTTAGCTTATATTGAAGAAACATTGTTGGATCTGACCCGGGAAGAGTCTCGTCGTGAGCGTTCCCTGCGCCGTATCCAGCAGGGTAATGATTCGCAGTAA
- the aceE gene encoding pyruvate dehydrogenase (acetyl-transferring), homodimeric type, which yields MSDMKHDVDALETQEWLAALESVVREEGVERAQFLLEEVLEKARLDGVDMPTGITTNYINTIPAAQEPAYPGDTTLERRIRSIIRWNAIMIVLRASKKDLELGGHMASFQSSAAFYETCFNHFFRAPNETDGGDLVYYQGHISPGIYARAFVEGRLTAEQLDNFRQEVDGKGIPSYPHPKLMPEFWQFPTVSMGLGPIASIYQARFLKYLEGRGMKDTSAQRVYAFLGDGEMDEPESRGAISFAAREKLDNLCFLINCNLQRLDGPVMGNGKIIQELEGLFKGAGWNVVKVIWGNNWDSLLAKDTTGKLLQLMNETIDGDYQTFKSKDGAYVREHFFGKYPETAALVADMTDDEIFALKRGGHESSKLYAAFKNAQDTKGKPTVILAKTVKGYGMGDAAEGKNIAHQVKKMDMTHVVAMRNRLGLQDLISDEEVNNLPYLQLEEGSKEFEYLHARRKALHGYTPQRLPNFTQEFIAPELEEFKPLLEEQKREISSTMAYVRALNILLKNKNIGKNIVPIIADEARTFGMEGLFRQIGIYNPHGQTYTPEDRGVVSYYKEDTAGQVLQEGINELGAMSSWVAAATSYSTNNLPMIPFYIYYSMFGFQRVGDMAWMAGDQQARGFLLGATAGRTTLNGEGLQHEDGHSHIQANTIPNCISYDPTFAYEVAVIMQDGIRRMYGEQQNVFYYLTLMNENYAHPAMPEGAEEGIRKGIYKLETLAGSKGKVQLLSSGTIMNEVRKAAVILSEEYGIASDVYSVTSFNELTRDGQDAERYNMLHPEAEAKVPYIASVMGTEPAIAATDYMKNYADQVRAFVPAESYKVLGTDGFGRSDSRENLRRHFEVNAGYVVVAALSELAKRGDVEKSVVAEAIKKFDIDTEKTNPLYA from the coding sequence ATGTCTGACATGAAGCATGACGTAGATGCACTGGAAACTCAGGAGTGGTTAGCCGCGCTTGAGTCAGTTGTACGTGAAGAAGGCGTAGAACGTGCCCAGTTCCTACTTGAAGAAGTTCTGGAAAAAGCACGTTTAGATGGCGTTGATATGCCAACTGGTATCACTACCAACTACATCAACACCATCCCTGCAGCACAAGAGCCTGCTTACCCGGGTGACACAACACTGGAGCGTCGTATCCGCTCTATCATCCGCTGGAACGCGATCATGATCGTGCTTCGTGCATCGAAGAAAGACCTTGAACTGGGTGGCCACATGGCATCATTCCAGTCATCAGCTGCTTTCTACGAAACATGTTTTAACCACTTCTTCCGCGCGCCGAACGAAACTGACGGTGGCGACCTGGTTTACTACCAAGGTCACATCTCACCGGGTATCTATGCACGTGCATTCGTTGAAGGTCGTCTGACTGCAGAACAGCTGGACAACTTCCGTCAGGAAGTGGATGGCAAAGGTATTCCTTCATACCCACACCCTAAACTCATGCCTGAATTCTGGCAGTTCCCGACCGTATCTATGGGTCTGGGTCCAATCGCTTCTATCTACCAAGCTCGCTTCCTGAAATACCTGGAAGGCCGTGGCATGAAAGATACTTCAGCTCAGCGCGTGTACGCATTCCTGGGCGACGGTGAGATGGATGAGCCGGAATCACGTGGTGCAATTTCTTTCGCTGCGCGTGAGAAACTGGACAACCTGTGCTTCCTGATCAACTGTAACCTGCAGCGTCTGGACGGCCCGGTAATGGGTAACGGCAAGATCATCCAGGAACTGGAAGGTCTGTTCAAAGGTGCTGGCTGGAACGTAGTTAAAGTTATCTGGGGCAACAACTGGGATTCACTGCTGGCGAAAGATACCACAGGTAAACTGCTGCAGCTGATGAACGAAACCATCGATGGCGACTACCAGACATTCAAGTCTAAAGACGGCGCTTACGTACGTGAGCACTTCTTCGGTAAATACCCAGAAACAGCCGCTCTGGTTGCAGACATGACTGACGACGAGATCTTCGCGCTGAAACGCGGTGGTCACGAGTCTTCTAAACTGTACGCAGCGTTCAAGAACGCGCAAGACACCAAAGGCAAACCAACCGTAATCCTGGCTAAGACTGTTAAAGGTTACGGCATGGGTGATGCGGCGGAAGGTAAGAACATTGCGCACCAGGTTAAGAAGATGGATATGACGCACGTTGTTGCGATGCGTAACCGTCTGGGTCTGCAGGATCTGATTTCTGATGAAGAAGTGAACAACCTGCCTTACCTGCAACTGGAAGAAGGTTCGAAAGAATTCGAATACCTGCACGCTCGTCGTAAAGCGCTGCACGGTTACACACCTCAGCGTCTGCCTAACTTCACTCAAGAGTTCATCGCTCCTGAGCTGGAAGAGTTCAAACCACTGCTGGAAGAGCAGAAGCGTGAAATCTCTTCAACTATGGCTTACGTTCGTGCACTGAACATCCTGCTGAAGAACAAGAACATTGGTAAGAACATCGTTCCTATCATTGCTGACGAAGCGCGTACTTTCGGTATGGAAGGTCTGTTCCGTCAAATCGGTATCTACAACCCACACGGTCAGACTTACACCCCTGAAGACCGTGGCGTTGTGTCTTACTACAAAGAAGACACTGCGGGTCAGGTACTGCAGGAAGGTATCAACGAACTGGGTGCAATGTCATCTTGGGTTGCGGCTGCGACGTCTTACAGCACCAACAACCTGCCAATGATCCCGTTCTACATCTACTACTCTATGTTCGGTTTCCAACGTGTTGGCGACATGGCGTGGATGGCGGGCGACCAACAAGCACGTGGTTTCCTGCTGGGTGCAACGGCAGGTCGTACAACTCTGAACGGTGAAGGTCTGCAGCACGAAGATGGCCACTCACACATTCAGGCTAACACGATTCCAAACTGTATCTCTTACGACCCGACTTTCGCATACGAAGTTGCGGTAATCATGCAAGACGGTATCCGTCGCATGTACGGTGAACAGCAGAACGTGTTCTACTACCTGACTCTGATGAACGAAAACTACGCGCATCCGGCAATGCCTGAAGGCGCGGAAGAAGGTATCCGTAAGGGTATCTACAAGCTGGAAACTCTGGCTGGTTCGAAAGGTAAAGTTCAGTTGCTAAGCTCTGGTACTATCATGAACGAAGTACGTAAAGCGGCAGTCATCCTGAGCGAAGAGTACGGCATCGCTTCTGATGTTTACTCGGTCACCTCTTTCAACGAACTGACTCGTGATGGTCAGGACGCAGAGCGTTACAACATGCTGCACCCTGAAGCAGAAGCGAAAGTACCATACATTGCAAGCGTAATGGGTACTGAGCCTGCTATCGCAGCTACAGACTACATGAAGAACTACGCAGATCAGGTTCGTGCCTTCGTACCTGCTGAATCTTACAAAGTTCTGGGTACTGACGGCTTTGGCCGTTCAGACAGCCGCGAAAACCTACGTCGTCACTTCGAAGTGAACGCAGGTTACGTAGTTGTTGCAGCGCTGAGCGAACTGGCTAAACGTGGCGATGTTGAGAAATCTGTCGTAGCGGAAGCTATCAAGAAGTTCGACATCGACACTGAAAAAACAAACCCACTATACGCTTAA
- the dsbC gene encoding bifunctional protein-disulfide isomerase/oxidoreductase DsbC, with product MNLLHRFSLLLMSLLAVFSLTGQALAADSQSSIDKSLFEQRFAKLGLQVMDVVPSDVAGLVEVQTGNGVLFASPDAKHFIAGTLYALDDNGGYRDVLAERQAPINAKKIARFEDSMIEFKADNEKYVVTVFTDITCGYCVRLHSQLKEYNDAGITIRYLAFPRQGADGQVAEQMAAIWCSDDPKQAIHNAKLKREMLDVSGKDLAQCKQTIKQHYNLGRELGISGTPAIFLPNGEMVGGYLPADQLLQRLQQI from the coding sequence ATGAATTTACTACACCGGTTTTCACTGCTGCTGATGTCCCTGCTGGCAGTGTTTAGTCTGACAGGTCAGGCGTTGGCGGCGGACAGCCAGAGCTCAATTGATAAAAGCTTGTTTGAACAGCGTTTTGCTAAGCTGGGGCTGCAAGTGATGGACGTAGTGCCGTCCGATGTCGCTGGTCTGGTTGAAGTGCAGACCGGCAACGGTGTGCTGTTTGCCTCGCCGGATGCGAAACATTTTATTGCCGGCACCTTATATGCGCTGGATGATAACGGCGGTTACCGCGATGTACTGGCCGAGCGTCAGGCGCCAATCAATGCCAAGAAGATCGCCCGGTTTGAAGACAGCATGATTGAGTTTAAGGCTGATAATGAAAAGTATGTGGTGACCGTATTTACCGACATCACCTGTGGCTACTGTGTGCGTCTGCACAGCCAGTTGAAAGAGTATAATGATGCTGGAATTACCATTCGTTATCTGGCGTTTCCGCGTCAGGGGGCTGATGGTCAGGTGGCTGAGCAGATGGCCGCGATCTGGTGCAGCGACGATCCGAAACAGGCGATCCACAACGCGAAACTCAAACGTGAAATGCTGGATGTGTCCGGCAAGGATCTCGCTCAGTGTAAGCAGACCATCAAGCAACATTACAATCTGGGACGCGAGCTCGGTATCAGCGGGACACCGGCTATTTTCCTGCCGAACGGTGAAATGGTGGGTGGCTATCTGCCGGCTGACCAGCTGCTGCAACGTCTGCAACAAATCTAA
- the recJ gene encoding single-stranded-DNA-specific exonuclease RecJ, translated as MIEIQPRPEPDLSLLPDTIPALLRRIYLNRGISDVAQLEKAAKALHSYQHLHGIDKAVELLFNAIRQQKRIIIVGDFDADGATSSALSVLALRMLGSHNVDYLVPNRFEDGYGLSPEVVEQALAMNAEMIMTVDNGVSSIEGVRFAKQHGLQVLVTDHHLPGQTLPEADAMVNPNLQSCAFPSKALAGVGVAFYLMMALCVQMRKSGWFAQQGMAEPKLMELIDLVALGTVADVVPLDDNNRILVHQGLQRIRAGKARPGIQALIEVAKRDARKLVAADFGFALGPRINAAGRLDDMSFGVELLLSNNIHAARRMASELDGLNQTRKEIEEGMKQEAMAFCERLQFSKDSELPHGLVMFQRDWHQGVIGILASRIKEQFHRPVIAFADGGDGLIKGSCRSIPGLHMRDALDKIDTQNPGVILKFGGHAMAAGLTIEEKNFERFSRLFDQVVRQDLDEALLKGVILTDGELTPEEFSMHTAEMLRAGGPWGQAFPEPVFEGEFKVLHQKLVGDKHLKLMLEPLYKGHPTNIMIDGIAFNVDLRRWPDASVKTVRLAYKLDINEFRGNQSLQLMVDHLEAR; from the coding sequence ATGATCGAAATTCAACCAAGACCAGAACCGGACCTGTCGCTGCTGCCTGACACGATTCCGGCACTGCTGCGCCGTATCTATCTTAACCGCGGCATCAGCGATGTCGCTCAGCTGGAAAAAGCGGCAAAGGCGTTGCACTCTTATCAGCACTTGCACGGAATTGATAAAGCCGTTGAGCTGCTGTTTAACGCCATCCGTCAGCAGAAGCGTATCATTATCGTCGGTGATTTCGATGCCGATGGCGCAACCAGCTCGGCACTATCTGTGCTGGCACTGCGTATGCTGGGCAGCCACAATGTCGATTATCTGGTGCCGAACCGGTTTGAGGATGGGTACGGACTCAGCCCGGAAGTGGTCGAGCAGGCGCTGGCCATGAACGCCGAAATGATCATGACGGTGGATAATGGTGTCTCCTCGATTGAAGGGGTGCGTTTTGCCAAGCAGCATGGCCTGCAGGTGTTGGTAACGGATCACCATTTACCGGGCCAGACCTTGCCAGAGGCCGATGCCATGGTGAACCCGAACCTGCAAAGCTGCGCCTTTCCGTCCAAGGCATTAGCCGGGGTGGGCGTGGCGTTTTATCTGATGATGGCGCTGTGTGTGCAGATGCGTAAAAGCGGCTGGTTTGCCCAGCAGGGGATGGCAGAGCCTAAACTGATGGAGCTGATTGACCTGGTGGCACTTGGCACTGTGGCTGACGTGGTGCCGCTTGATGACAATAACCGCATTCTGGTCCATCAGGGACTGCAGCGCATCCGTGCCGGAAAAGCCCGGCCCGGTATTCAGGCTCTGATTGAAGTCGCCAAGCGCGATGCCCGTAAACTGGTTGCTGCAGACTTCGGCTTTGCCCTTGGGCCGCGCATAAACGCCGCCGGTCGTCTGGATGATATGTCGTTCGGGGTTGAACTGCTGCTGAGTAACAACATTCATGCCGCGCGCCGCATGGCGAGTGAGCTGGACGGGCTCAATCAGACCCGTAAAGAGATCGAAGAGGGCATGAAGCAGGAGGCGATGGCGTTCTGTGAGCGGCTCCAGTTCAGTAAAGACAGTGAACTGCCGCATGGTCTGGTCATGTTTCAGCGTGACTGGCACCAGGGCGTGATAGGCATTCTGGCATCGCGGATTAAAGAGCAGTTCCATCGTCCGGTGATCGCGTTTGCCGATGGCGGCGATGGGTTGATCAAAGGTTCGTGTCGTTCGATTCCCGGCCTGCATATGCGCGACGCGCTGGATAAAATTGATACCCAGAATCCGGGCGTCATTCTTAAATTTGGTGGCCATGCGATGGCGGCGGGCCTGACCATTGAAGAGAAGAATTTTGAGCGTTTCAGTCGCCTGTTTGACCAGGTCGTGCGTCAGGATCTCGATGAAGCATTGCTGAAAGGGGTGATCCTGACTGACGGCGAACTGACGCCGGAAGAGTTCTCGATGCACACGGCTGAGATGTTGCGAGCTGGCGGGCCATGGGGTCAGGCATTTCCGGAGCCGGTATTTGAAGGTGAGTTTAAAGTCCTGCACCAGAAACTGGTGGGTGACAAGCACCTTAAGCTGATGCTAGAGCCGCTCTATAAAGGCCATCCGACCAACATCATGATCGATGGTATTGCGTTTAACGTCGATCTGCGCCGCTGGCCGGATGCCTCAGTCAAGACAGTACGCCTGGCCTACAAGCTGGATATCAATGAATTTCGCGGTAACCAGTCGTTACAACTGATGGTGGACCACCTCGAAGCCAGATAG
- the fldB gene encoding flavodoxin FldB, giving the protein MKIGLFYGSTTCYTEMAAEKMRAILGEDLLDIHNVKETPLSFMSDYDLLILGISTWDFGEIQEDWSEIWDHIAGVSLTGKYVALFGLGDQEGYGEWYLDAMGMLHDEIKKTGANLIGYWPNDDSYQFDASKALTADGSQFVGLALDEDSQYELSDERIATWIEQILVEYQQAL; this is encoded by the coding sequence ATGAAGATCGGTCTGTTCTACGGCTCCACCACCTGTTACACCGAAATGGCGGCGGAAAAAATGCGCGCTATTTTGGGTGAAGATCTGCTCGACATTCACAATGTGAAAGAGACCCCGCTCAGCTTCATGAGCGACTATGATTTGTTAATACTGGGCATCTCCACATGGGATTTCGGCGAAATCCAGGAAGACTGGAGTGAAATATGGGATCACATCGCTGGCGTTTCGCTAACCGGCAAGTACGTCGCCTTGTTCGGCTTAGGCGATCAAGAAGGCTATGGCGAATGGTATCTCGATGCGATGGGCATGCTGCACGACGAGATCAAGAAGACCGGGGCGAACCTGATCGGCTACTGGCCGAATGATGACAGCTATCAGTTTGACGCCTCAAAAGCACTCACGGCAGACGGCAGTCAGTTTGTCGGCCTGGCGCTGGACGAAGATTCACAATATGAACTGAGTGACGAACGCATCGCAACCTGGATCGAGCAAATCCTGGTTGAGTATCAGCAGGCACTGTAA
- the ampD gene encoding 1,6-anhydro-N-acetylmuramyl-L-alanine amidase AmpD, which yields MIDDQGWYADARHVPSPFFDQRSDAQDISLLVVHNISLPPGQFGGPYIEQFFTGCLDPQAHPFFAVIHNMGVSAHCLIRRDGEVVQFVPFSARAWHAGQSSFAGRTRCNDYSIGIELEGCDYVAYSEAQYQALTRLTQVLMQTYPAITLPRITGHQYIAPARKTDPGLVFDWQKFRRLLNGQ from the coding sequence ATGATTGATGACCAGGGCTGGTACGCCGATGCGCGTCATGTCCCGTCGCCGTTTTTTGATCAGCGTAGTGATGCGCAGGATATTTCGCTGCTGGTGGTGCATAACATCAGTTTGCCGCCCGGCCAGTTTGGCGGACCTTATATTGAGCAGTTTTTTACCGGCTGCCTCGATCCGCAGGCGCATCCGTTCTTTGCCGTGATCCATAACATGGGGGTGTCCGCACACTGCCTTATCCGACGTGACGGTGAAGTGGTGCAGTTTGTGCCATTCAGCGCGCGTGCTTGGCATGCCGGGCAATCGAGCTTTGCCGGACGGACGCGTTGCAATGATTATTCGATCGGGATTGAACTGGAAGGGTGCGACTATGTGGCATACAGTGAGGCGCAGTATCAGGCACTGACCCGCTTAACTCAGGTGCTGATGCAGACTTATCCGGCCATCACGCTGCCACGCATTACCGGCCATCAGTATATTGCCCCGGCACGCAAAACCGATCCGGGGCTGGTGTTTGACTGGCAAAAGTTTCGCCGTCTGCTGAACGGCCAATAA
- the aceF gene encoding pyruvate dehydrogenase complex dihydrolipoyllysine-residue acetyltransferase: protein MAIEINVPDIGADEVEVTEILVSVGDKVEEEQSLITVEGDKASMEVPASQAGIVKEIKVVAGDKVSTGSLIMLFEAEGAAAAAPAAVAPAAAAPSAASELKEVHVPDIGGDEVEVTEIMVAVGDSITEEQSLITVEGDKASMEVPAPFAGTLKELKVAAGDKVSTGSLIMVFEVAGSGAPAAAPAAAAAPVAAAPAASAAKEVNVPDIGGDEVEVTEIMVAVGDTVTEEQSLITVEGDKASMEVPAPFAGTVKEIKIAAGDKVSTGSLIMVFEVAGTPVAGAAPAAAPAQAAAPAAAAPKAEAPKAAAPAATGDFQENNEYSHASPVVRRLAREFGVNLAKVKGTGRKSRILKEDVQNYVKEALKRLESGAGAAASGKGDGAALGLLPWPKVDFSKFGETELQPLSRIKKISGANLHRNWVMIPHVTQWDNADITELEAFRKEQNAIEAKKDTGMKITPLVFIMKAAAKALEAFPAFNSSLSEDGESLILKKYVNIGIAVDTPNGLVVPVFKDVNKKGIYELSEELAQVSKKARSGKLTAADMQGGCFTISSLGGIGGTAFTPIVNAPEVGILGVSKSEMKPVWNGKEFAPRLQLPLSLSYDHRVIDGAEGARFITYLNGCLSDIRRLVL, encoded by the coding sequence ATGGCAATCGAAATTAATGTACCAGACATCGGTGCGGATGAGGTTGAAGTTACCGAGATTCTGGTAAGCGTTGGTGACAAGGTAGAAGAAGAACAGTCTTTGATCACGGTAGAAGGCGATAAGGCTTCTATGGAAGTACCTGCGTCTCAAGCGGGTATCGTAAAAGAGATCAAAGTAGTGGCTGGCGACAAAGTTTCTACTGGCTCTCTAATCATGCTTTTCGAAGCAGAAGGTGCAGCAGCAGCTGCTCCTGCGGCAGTTGCACCTGCAGCAGCGGCCCCTTCTGCTGCAAGTGAGTTGAAAGAAGTTCACGTACCTGATATCGGTGGTGATGAAGTTGAAGTCACTGAAATCATGGTTGCAGTTGGCGACAGCATCACTGAAGAACAGTCTCTGATCACTGTTGAAGGCGACAAAGCTTCAATGGAAGTACCAGCACCATTTGCCGGTACTCTGAAAGAGCTGAAAGTGGCTGCTGGCGATAAAGTATCGACTGGCTCACTGATCATGGTATTCGAAGTCGCGGGTTCTGGCGCTCCGGCAGCGGCTCCGGCTGCAGCGGCGGCACCAGTTGCAGCAGCACCAGCCGCTTCAGCAGCAAAAGAAGTGAATGTTCCGGATATCGGCGGTGACGAAGTTGAAGTGACCGAAATCATGGTTGCAGTTGGCGACACAGTGACAGAAGAGCAATCTCTGATCACCGTAGAAGGCGACAAAGCTTCAATGGAAGTACCAGCACCATTCGCAGGTACCGTTAAAGAAATCAAGATCGCAGCGGGTGACAAAGTGTCAACCGGCTCACTGATCATGGTGTTTGAAGTGGCCGGCACTCCGGTGGCAGGTGCAGCTCCGGCGGCAGCGCCAGCACAGGCCGCGGCTCCGGCAGCAGCGGCACCAAAAGCTGAAGCGCCAAAAGCAGCAGCTCCGGCAGCAACTGGCGATTTCCAGGAAAACAACGAGTACTCACACGCGTCTCCTGTTGTGCGTCGCCTGGCTCGTGAGTTCGGCGTTAACCTGGCGAAGGTTAAAGGTACTGGTCGTAAGAGCCGTATCCTGAAAGAAGACGTACAGAACTACGTGAAAGAAGCGCTGAAACGTCTGGAATCTGGCGCAGGTGCAGCAGCATCTGGCAAAGGTGACGGTGCAGCTCTTGGCCTGCTTCCTTGGCCAAAAGTGGACTTCAGCAAGTTCGGCGAAACAGAACTGCAACCACTGTCTCGTATTAAGAAGATTTCTGGTGCTAACCTACACCGTAACTGGGTAATGATCCCGCACGTTACTCAGTGGGATAACGCAGATATCACTGAACTGGAAGCTTTCCGTAAAGAGCAGAACGCAATCGAAGCGAAGAAAGACACTGGCATGAAGATCACGCCACTGGTGTTCATCATGAAAGCGGCTGCTAAAGCACTGGAAGCGTTCCCGGCGTTCAACTCTTCTCTGTCTGAAGACGGTGAGAGCCTGATCCTGAAGAAATACGTGAACATCGGTATCGCGGTAGATACACCAAACGGTCTGGTTGTTCCTGTATTCAAAGACGTGAACAAGAAAGGCATCTACGAGCTGTCTGAAGAGCTGGCTCAAGTGTCTAAGAAAGCACGTTCAGGTAAACTGACTGCGGCAGATATGCAAGGCGGCTGTTTCACCATCTCAAGTCTGGGTGGTATCGGCGGTACTGCGTTTACGCCAATCGTAAACGCGCCAGAAGTGGGTATTCTGGGTGTGTCTAAGTCAGAAATGAAGCCAGTATGGAACGGCAAAGAGTTCGCGCCACGTCTGCAACTGCCACTGTCTCTGTCTTACGATCACCGCGTGATCGATGGTGCAGAAGGTGCACGCTTCATCACTTACTTGAACGGTTGCCTGAGCGACATTCGTCGTCTGGTTCTGTAA